The Cronobacter sakazakii genome has a window encoding:
- the zntB gene encoding zinc transporter ZntB → MEAIKGSEVNVPDAVIAWLLDGHGGVKPLQDDAVIDKDHPCWLHLNYANPESAQWLTETPLLPNLVRDALAGESLRPRVTRMGDGTLITLRCINGSTDERPDQLVAMRLYIDERLIVSTRQRKVLALDDIIHDLNEGSGPADVGGWLVDACDALTDHASEFIEELHDKIIDLEDNLLEEIVPPRGVLALLRKQLIVMRRYMSPQRDVFSRLASERFSWMTDDHRRRMQDIADRLGRGLDEIDACIARTAVMADEISQTMQESLSRRSYTMSLMAMVFLPSTFLTGLFGVNLGGIPGGGWHLGFSVFCVALVLLIGGVTWWLHRSKWL, encoded by the coding sequence ATGGAGGCCATTAAAGGCTCTGAAGTCAATGTGCCGGACGCGGTCATCGCCTGGCTGCTGGACGGCCACGGTGGCGTGAAGCCATTGCAGGATGACGCTGTTATCGATAAAGACCATCCCTGCTGGCTGCATCTGAACTATGCCAACCCGGAAAGCGCGCAGTGGCTCACTGAGACGCCGCTGCTGCCGAATCTGGTGCGCGACGCGCTGGCGGGTGAAAGCTTGCGCCCGCGCGTCACCCGCATGGGCGACGGCACGCTGATTACGCTGCGCTGCATCAACGGCAGTACCGATGAACGGCCAGACCAGCTGGTGGCGATGCGGCTTTACATCGACGAGCGGCTTATCGTCTCCACGCGCCAGCGTAAGGTGCTGGCGCTCGACGATATTATTCACGACCTCAACGAGGGCAGCGGCCCGGCGGATGTCGGCGGCTGGCTGGTGGACGCCTGCGACGCGCTGACCGACCACGCCAGCGAATTTATCGAAGAGCTGCACGACAAAATCATCGATCTCGAAGACAACCTGCTCGAAGAGATCGTGCCGCCGCGCGGTGTGCTGGCGCTGCTTCGCAAGCAACTGATTGTGATGCGGCGTTATATGTCGCCGCAGCGCGATGTTTTTTCCCGCCTCGCCAGCGAGCGTTTTAGCTGGATGACGGACGATCACCGCCGCCGGATGCAGGATATCGCCGACCGTCTTGGCCGCGGCCTGGATGAAATCGATGCCTGCATCGCGCGTACCGCAGTCATGGCCGATGAGATTTCCCAGACGATGCAGGAGTCGCTGTCGCGGCGCAGTTACACGATGTCGCTGATGGCAATGGTCTTTTTGCCCAGCACGTTTCTCACCGGCCTGTTTGGCGTCAACCTCGGCGGTATTCCCGGCGGCGGCTGGCATCTTGGGTTTAGCGTGTTTTGCGTGGCGTTGGTGCTGCTGATCGGCGGTGTTACATGGTGGTTACATCGAAGTAAATGGTTGTAA
- a CDS encoding GhoT/OrtT family toxin: protein MTLYQHMLVFYAVMAAIAALITFFIAKDKTSIKLLCATLIGATWPMSFPVALLVALF, encoded by the coding sequence ATGACGCTCTATCAACATATGCTCGTGTTTTACGCCGTCATGGCGGCAATCGCGGCGCTCATTACCTTTTTTATCGCCAAAGACAAAACCAGCATTAAGCTGCTTTGCGCGACGCTTATCGGCGCGACCTGGCCGATGAGTTTCCCTGTCGCCCTGCTGGTGGCGCTGTTTTAA